The Streptomyces sp. NBC_00454 DNA segment TATCGGGGGCGGCGCCCCGGGCGCGGCCCAGCTCGGCTTCGAAGGCCTCGCGCACGGTCTCGGGCATCCCCCGTCGCTTGCCCGTGCACGCGTTCACGCAGGTCCGTACGCACCGCTTCATCGGATTCGTCATGGGTCAACCCTGCGGCCGGGGCCCCCGCGAGCGCTTGAACGAACCTGCTACGTCCACAGGGTCCGCCGGGTGAACTCCGACGGCGGGATCCCGAACATCCGGCGGCACACCCGGCTCAGGTGGGCCCCGTCGGCGAAGCCCGCACCGTGCGCCGCGTCCGTCACGCTCAGCCCCTGCGTGGTGAGTTCGGCGGCCCGCATCAGGCGCAGCCACAGGACGTACGAGCGGAACGGCAGCCCCAGCTCCGCCCGGAACAGGTGCGAGAGCCGGCTCTCGGACAGTCGCGCCACCCCGGCCGCCTCCGCCAGCCGCACCCGCTCCCGCCCGGGCAGCCAGGCCAGTACCCGGGCCAGCCCCGGATGCGGATCCCGCCCGGGCTCCGGGCCCTGCGGGAGTACGGAATCCAGGGCGCGGGCCGCCGCGAAGGGATCTGCCGGGAGCCCCGGCGGTACGAGGCCTCCCGCGTCCCCCGCCAGATCCGTGAGCAGGCGCCCGGCGGCCGAGGCGGGGTCGTAGTGCAGCACCAGCCCGCGCGGGACCCCGCGCAGCACGCAGTGGCGTACCCCGGCCGGAATCACGTGCGCCCGGCAGCCGAAGGGCTCCCCCGAGGGGCCGGACAGCAGCAGCTCGTCCTCGCCGAGGGTGGCGATGAGCTGCACGGAATGGTGCGCGTGGGCGGACGCGGGCCCCACGGCCCCGCCGTACAACAACCCCCCGGGCCTCAGCCGCGCCCGCCCGGCCCACCCGTCGAGGGTCATCCCGGAGCCGGGAACGGCGAAGCGCCCCCGCCCAGTGCCTTGGTCACCCAAGTCGATCTCCCCATGGGCGGGGACGCTATCAAGTGGTGCTGCCCGGCGGGGACCTAGAAGTCCTCGTCCAGGTCGACGGTGCCCTCCACCGCGACCTGGTAGGCCGACGGGCGGCGCTCGAAGAAGTTGGTCAGTTCCTGGACGCCCTGGAGCTCCATGAAGGAGAACGGGTTCTGCGAGCCGTAGATCGGCGCGAAGCCGAGGCGGACCAGGCGCTGGTCCGCGACGCACTCCAGGTACTCGCGCATCGACTCGGTGTTCATGCCCGGCAGGCCGTCACCGCACAGGTCGCGGCCGAACTGGAGCTCCGCCTCGACGGCTTCCTTGAGCATGTCGGTGACCTGCTGCTGGAGGTCGGCGTCGAAGAGGTCGGGCTCTTCCTTGCGGACCGTGTCGATGACCTCGAAGGCGAAGCTCATGTGGGCGCTCTCGTCACGGAACACCCAGTTCGTGCCCGTGGCCAGGCCGTGCAGCAGGCCGCGCGAGCGGAACCAGTAGACGTACGCGAACGCCCCGTAGAAGAACAGGCCTTCGATGCACGCCGCGAAGCAGATCAGGTTCAGCAGGAAGCGGCGGCGGTCGGCCTTGGTCTCCAGTCGCTCCAGCTTCTCGACCTCGTTGATCCACTTGAAGCAGAACTGGGCCTTCTCGCGGATCGAGGGGATCTCCTCGACCGCGTCGAAGGCGGCCGCGCGGTCGTCAGGGTCGGGCAGGTAGGTGTCGAGCAGCGTCAGGTAGAACTGGACGTGCACGGCCTCCTCGAAGAGCTGGCGCGACAGGTACAGGCGCGCCTCCGGGGAGTTGATGTGCTTGTACAGGGTCAGGACGAGGTTGTTCGAGACGATCGAGTCGCCCGTCGCGAAGAAGGCGACGAGGCGTCCGATCATGTGCTGCTCGCCGGGCGTGAGCTTGGCGAGGTCGGCCACGTCCGAGTGGAGGTCGACCTCCTCCACGGTCCAGGTGTTCTTGATCGCGTCCCGGTAGCGCTCGTAGAAGTCCGGGTAGCGCATGGGGCGGAGGGTCAGTTCGAAGCCCGGGTCGAGAAGGTTCTTGGCGGTGGAGCTCATTACTGGCAGGCCTCGCAGGACTCGGGGTTTTCAAGGGAGCAGGCGAGCGCTTCCGCGGCGGCGGCCTCGGCGGCGGCCCGGGCCGCGGCGTCCGCGGTGTCGGCAGCTGCGGCGTTGACCGGCTGGGGGAGCGCCACCGGGGTGGTGGCCTGCGCGGCGCGGGCGATCTTCGTCGCCGGGCGCGAGCGCAGGTAGTACGTGGTCTTCAGGCCCTGCTTCCAGGCGTACGCGTACATCGACGACAGCTTGCCGATGGTGGGCGTCTCCAGGAACAGGTTCAGCGACTGCGACTGGTCGAGGAAGGGGGTGCGCGCGGCCGCCATGTCGATCAGGCCGCGCTGCGGGATCTCCCACGCCGTGCGGTACAGCTCGCGCACCTCGGCCGGGATCCAGCCGAAGCCCTGGACCGAGCCGGAGGCCTCGCGCAGCGCCTCGCGGGTCTGGGCGTCCCAGACGCCGAGCCGCTTGAGCTCCTGCACCAGGTAGCCGTTGACCTGGAGGAACTCCCCGCTCAGGGTCTCGCGCTTGAAGAGGTTGGAGACCTGCGGCTCGATGCACTCGTACACGCCCGCGATGGAGGCGATGGTCGCCGTCGGGGCGATGGCCAGGAGGAGGGAGTTGCGCATCCCGGACTTCGCGACCCGCGCGCGCAGCGCGTCCCAGCGCTCCGGCCAGTTCAGCTCGACGTCGTAGTGGTCCGGGTGCAGGACCCCGCGGGCCGTGCGGGTCTGCTCCCACGCGGGGAGCGGGCCGCTGCGCTCGGCCAGGTCGCACGAGGCCTCGTACGCAGCGAGCATGATGCGCTCGGAGAGCTTCGTGGACAGGGCCTTCGCCTCGGCGGAGTCGAAGGGCAGCTTCAGCTGGAAGAAGACGTCCTGGAGGCCCATCGCGCCCAGGCCCACCGGGCGCCAGCGGGCGTTGGAGCGGCCGGCCTGCTCGGTCGGGTAGAAGTTGATGTCCACGACGCGGTCGAGGAAGGTGACCGCGGTGCGGACGGTCTCGTCCAGGCGCTCCCAGTCGATGTCGCCCGACTCGGCGAGCACGAAGGCGCCGAGGTTGACCGAGCCGAGGTTGCAGACGGCGGTCTCGCCGTCGTTGGTGACCTCGATGATCTCGGTGCACAGGTTCGAGGAGTGGACGACGGTGCCCGGCTCCGCGGTCTGGTTGGCCGTGCGGTTGGAGGCGTCCTTGAAGGTCATCCAGCCCTGGCCGGTCTGCGCGAGGGTGCGCATCATCCGGCCGTACAGGTCGCGGGCGGGGATGGTCTTGCGGGCGAGGCCGCCGGCCTCGGCCTTGCGGTAGGCGGCGTCGAACTCGTCGCCCCACAGGTCGACGAGCTCGGGGACGTCGGCCGGGGAGAACAGCGACCAGTCGGCGTCCGCGTTCACGCGGCGCATGAACTCGTCCGGCACCCAGTGCGCCAGGTTCAGGTTGTGGGTGCGGCGCTGGTCCTCGCCGGTGTTGTCGCGGAGCTCCAGGAACTCCTCGATGTCGGCGTGCCAGGTCTCCAGGTAGACGGCCGCGGCGCCCTTGCGGCGGCCGCCCTGGTTGACGGCGGCGACGGAGGCGTCCAGCGTCTTGAGGAACGGCACGATGCCGTTGGAGTGGCCGTTGGTGCCGCGGATCAGGGAGCCGCGGGCGCGGATGCGCGAGTAGGACAGGCCGATGCCGCCGGCGTGCTTGGAGAGGCGGGCGACCTGGTGGTAGCGGTCGTAGATCGAGTCGAGCTCGTCCAGCGGGGAGTCCAGCAGGTAGCAGGAGGACATCTGCGGGTGCCGGGTGCCGGAGTTGAAGAGCGTGGGGGAGGACGGCAGGTAGTCCAGGCGGCTCATCAGCCGGTAGAGGGAGGCGACTTCCTCTACGGCCTGGACCGAGTCGTTCTCGGCGAGGCCCGCGGCCACGCGCAGCATGAAGTACTGCGGGGTCTCGATGACCTGGCGGGTGATCGGGTGGCGCAGCAGGTAGCGGCTGTGCAGGGTGCGCAGGCCGAAGAAGCCGAAGCGGTCGTCGGCGCCCTCGGCGAGCGCGTGGTCGACCAGTGCGTCGAGGCGGTTCGCGTGGAGCCGTACGAAGTCTGCGGTGCGGTCGGCGATCAGGCCCTCGCGGTGGCCCACCTCGACGGAGCCGGAGAACGAGAGGGAGCCCTGGCCGGCGGCCTCGTCGCGGACGGCGAGCGTCAGCAGGCGGGCGGCGAGCCGGGAGTACGCCGGGTCCTCGGAGATCAGCCCGGCGGCCGCCTCGGTGGCGAGCGTACGCAGCTCCGCCTCGTCGGCGGCGGCGCTGCGGCCGCGCAGGGCGGCGGCGGCGACCCGGCCGGGGTCGGTGTCGGGCAGATCGGCGGTCAGCTCGGTGAGCGTGCGCAACAGCGCGGCCCCCGGACCCTCATAGGCGGACGGGTCGGACTCGGCGCGCGGTGCGGAAGGCGCGATGGTCACGGGGGGAGCTCTCCCTCGCTCGGCTCCGGAACACCGCTGGTGCGGGGCGCGAGGGGGCGCACGCGGGGGAGTGCGGGCCTGGCAGGGCACGCATACGCCACGTGACGTCCACCGGCCCAACCGCGAGGCCCGGACGAATCGGCACCCGGGTCGGTCGATCCGGGCGCACTGTCGACAGGTCCTCGGACTTGTGGATGCCCCGACCGGGTTCGACCAGGTCCGGGCATTTCATACCGTTGCGGGACAGTTCCGGATTCTCACCGGATTCCCCTGCGACGACAGCGAGGTCGAGCATACATGTGGGGGCCACCGCTTGCGGTAGCCCCCACATGTTGTGTCGCTCGTCGGTGGTCGCGCGCCGTTACAGCTCGACGCGGTAGGTGAGCAGGGGCAGCCCCGGTACCGGGTACCAGTCGCGCTCCGGGGTCCGTACGAAGCCCAGCCGGTGGTAGATCCGGTGTGCCCCCAGCATCTTCTCCGTGGTCGAGAGCACCAGGTGGGTCACACCCTCCAGCTCCCGGGCGCGGGCCGTGCAGGCGCGCACCAGGGCCTCGCCGGCGCCCCGGCCGCGGGCCTCGGGGGAGACGGCCAGCATCCGGAACTCCGCCTCGTGGGGGCCGGCGATCTGGGCGAGGGGGCTGCCGGGAGGGGCGAAGGTCACATTGCCGAGCAGCGTGCCCTCGTACTCCGCGACGATCACTTCGGCGTCGGCGGCCCGGCCGGCGACGTCGCGCAGCAGCTCCAGGTAGGGGTCGTCCTCGGCAAAGTCCAGCAGGTCGTCGCCGAGGTAGGCCTGTGCGGTGAGCTCGCCCAGCTCTTCGTATTCGGCGGCCGTTGCCGCCCTGATGACGATGTCCATGCGGTCGAGTGTGCAATACGGGTGTCGGTGCCCGGCGCTATCGTCGGAGGCAGCACCGTCGAGGAAGGCGAGCGAGGCATGACCGTGATGACCGACCGTCCCCACATGACGACCGAAGAGTTCGAGGACCTGGCCCGCATAGCCGCCCAGCAGGCGGAGGGGCTGCGACTGGAATTCATCGGCGGGGTGCTGAGGAGCAAGGCCATGCCAGACGGGGACCACGGGAGGGTCATTCTGTGGCTGACGCGGATCTGTATGCAGCACCACCCGGACTTCTGGCTGCACCCGGGGCAGGGAATCAAGGCGGAACAGTACCGGGAGGGCCGCGCCATTCCGGACGGGGTTCTGGCGCACGAGGACGCGTTCGTCGGGCAGGGTGACTGGGTGGATCCCGGCCCGATCCTGATGGCCGTCGAGGTGACCTCGTGGGACTCCGACACAGAGCGGCGCGACCGGATCGAGAGGCCCCGCGCTTATGCGCAGACTGGTATCCCCGTCTACCTGCTCATTGACCGGCTCAAGTGCCAGGTTCTCGTCCACAGCGACCCGGATGGCAACGGCTACGAGACCGTACGCACCGTTCCCTTCGGCAAGGAGGTCAAGCTCCCCGACCCCGTCGGCATCACCCTCCACACGGAGCCCCTCAAGGACTGGGTGCGCTGAGCACGCCGCAGGGCCCCGCCCGCAATGGGCAGGGCCCTGCGGGCGGGCTCAACAGCAGCGGAACCCCTCGCGCGGGTCCGCTTCGCGGGCGTCCATGCGGGCGCGCTCGAAGGCCCGTCGGGTCATGACCTCGGCGTCCGGGTCGTGGGTGCGGGCGTGGGCGACGTAGCGGTCGTACGCCGCCTCGCCCGAGAACTCCCGTACGAAGTACCGGGCCCGGCCCAACACCTGCCGCAGGCCGCTCACGCCGGCTCCTTCACGCGGCCCCCGCCCGAGTCGAGTCCGGCGGCGGCGAGCTCCGCGCGCTCCTCGGCGGTCGGGATCAGCCCGGCCGGGGCGATGATCCGGGACTCCTCCCACGGGGTCTCGGCCAGGGTGACGGACTCCGGCTTGCGGACGGCGTTGAAGCAGGTCCGGGCCGCGTCGAGCAGGACGATGATGATCAGCAGTGCGAAGAGCACCGACAGGACCCCGTCCACCGTGGCGTTGGTGACCACGGTGTGCATCTCGTCCATGTTCTTGGCGGGCTTGAGGATCTTGCCGGCGTCGATGCCGTCCTGGTAGAGGTCCCGCTGCGCGAAGAAGCCGATCTTCGCGTTGTCCGAGAAGATCTTCTGGTAGCTGGCGGTGAGGGTGACGGCCACGTCCCACGCCAGCGGAACGCCCGTCACCCAGGCCCACTTGAGCCGGCCCGACTTGATCAGCAGCGTGGTGCAGACGGCCAGGGCGACCGCCGCGAGCAGCTGGTTCGCGATCCCGAACAGCGGGAAGAGCTGGTTGATGCCGCCCAGCGGGTCCTTGACGCCGACCCACAGGAAGTAGCCCCAGCCGCCGACGACGATCGCGCTGGCGAACCAGACGCCCGGCTTCCAGCTGATGTCCTTGAAGGACTTGTGCATGTTGCCGAGGGTGTCCTGGAGCATGAACCGGCCCACGCGGGTGCCCGCGTCGACCGTGGTCAGGATGAACAGGGCCTCGAACATGATCGCGAAGTGGTACCAGAAGGCCTTCATCGAGGAGCCGCCGACCACGGAGGAGAAGATCTCCGACATTCCGAGTGCGAAGGTCGGCGCGCCGCCCGTGCGGGACAGCAGGCTGGCCTCCTCCACGTCCTTCGCGGCCTGCGCGAGGGCGTCGGGGGAGATGGCGAACCCGAAGTGGGTCACCGCCTCCGAGGCGGTCTGGACGGTGGCGCCGACGACTCCGGCGGGGGAGTTGACGGCGAAGTACAGGCCCGGATCGATGATGCAGGCCGCGATGATCGCCATGACGGCGACGAAGGACTCGGTCAGCATCGCGCCGTAGCCGATGACCTTGACCTGGGTCTCCTTCTGGATCATCTTCGGGGTGGTGCCGGAGGAGACCAGCGAGTGGAACCCGGACAGGGCTCCGCAGGCGATGGTGATGAAGACGAAGGGGAACATCGAGCCGGCGAACACCGGGCCGTCGCCGCGCGAGGCGAAGTCGGTGACCGCGGGCATCTTCAGGACCGGCATCGAGACGACCACGCCCACGGCCAGCAGGCCGATGGTGCCCACCTTCATGAAGGTGGAGAGGTAGTCGCGCGGGGCGAGCAGCATCCACACCGGCAGCACGGATGCCACGAACCCGTACGCGATCATCCAGATGACCAGCGTCTCCTTCTCCAGCGTGAAGGTGTCCGCCAGCGAGGACTCCGCGACCCAGCCGCCCGCGACGATGGCGAGCAGCAGCAGCGCGACGCCGACGAAGGAGACCTCGGTGACCCGGCCCGGGCGCAGGACGCGCAGGTAGAAGCCCATGAAGAGGGCGATCGGGATGGTCATGCCGATGGAGAAGACGCCCCACGGGGAGTGCGCCAGGGCGTTGACGATGACCAGCGCCAGCACCGCCAGCAGGATGATCATGATGGCGAACACGGCGACCAGCGCGGCGGCGCCGCCGACGGGGCCGATCTCGTCCCGGGCCATCTGGCCGAGCGAACGGCCGTTGCGTCGGGTGGAGAAGAAGAGCGTGACCATGTCCTGGACCGCGCCCGCGAAGATCACGCCGGCCACGATCCAGATGGTGCCGGGCAGGTAGCCCATCTGTGAGGCGAGTACGGGGCCCACCAGCGGGCCGGCGCCGGCGACGGCGGCGAAGTGATGGCCGAAAAGTACCCGTCGGTCGGTCGGGTGGAAGTCGACACCGTTGTCGAGGCGTTCGGCGGGGGTGGCGCGGGTCTTGTCCACCTTCAGGACGCGGTTCGCGATGAAGCGCGCGTAGAAGCGGTAGCCGATCGCGTACGAGCCCAGCGCGGCGGCGAGCAGCCACGCGGCCGAGATCTCCTCGCCGCGGGAGAGCGCCAGCACGCCCCAGCCGATGGCGCCGACGAGCCCCACGAGCACCCACAGGGCCACGGACCGGGGAGACATGCGCCCCAGCGCCCCCGTGGCGCCCTCGGGCCCCTGTGACGGCGAAGGCGAGCCCGGCGTGGTGCCCGGACTCGCCGCGTTCCGTTCTGTTTCCGTTGCTTCCGGTTCAGGCATGATCCCTGGTCCCCTCGTCGATCATCTGCGTAAGCGCAGGGAATCTACGGGGGACCGCCCGGTGGACGTAACCCCCCGTCCGCATAGCGGAACGAGAGTCAACTACGAATCAGACCGCGGGGCGCTGGAGTCGGGCGACGAACTTGTAACGATCGCCGCGGTACACCGAACGCACCCACTCGACGGGCTCCCCGTCGGCGTCCAGCGAATGGCGGGAAAGCATCAGCATCGGCAGTCCGACGTCCGTGCCGAGCAGCCCGGCCTCCCGCGGAGTGGCCAGCGAGGTCTCGATGGTCTCCTCGGCCTCGGCGAGGCGCACGTCGTACACCTCGGCGAGGGCGGTGTAGAGGGAGGTGTACTTGACCAGCGAGCGGCGCAGCGCGGGGAAGCGCTTGGCCGAAAGATGGGTGGTCTCGATGGCCATCGGCTCGCCGCTCGCCAGCCGGAGCCGCTCGATGCGCAGGACCCGGCCCCCCGTGGCGATCTTGAGCAGGCCGGCCAGGGTGTCGTCGGCCGTCACGTAGCCGATGTCCAGGAGCTGGGACGTGGGTTCCAGGCCCTGGGCCCTCATGTCCTCGGTGTAGGACGAGAGTTGGAGCGGCTGGGAGACCTTCGGCTTGGCGACGAAGGTGCCCTTGCCCTGAATCCGTTCCAGTCGTCCCTCGACGACGAGCTCCTGGAGTGCCTGTCGGACCGTGGTCCGCGAGGTGTCGAATTCGGCCGCGAGCGTGCGCTCGGGCGGTACCGGCGTGCCCGGCGGCAGTGTCTCGGTCATGTCGAGCAAGTGCCGCTTGAGTCGGTAGTACTTGGGCACGCGCGCCGTACGGGTGGCCGCCCCGCCATCCGGCTCCGTGGTCGCCCCTTCGGTGGCCATCGCCGCCCGCCTTCCCGACTCCAGTTTCGTTGCCGTCACCGGCTCCTCCGATATGTGCGGTCACATCGTGACACGGGCGGGAGGACAGGCCTCCTCCCTCCCCCAGGTGTCGGTCCGATAACGGACCGAGCACCCGCTCATTAGACCCTTGACACCCCTAAAGGTCTAGGCCAAGCTCCCGTTACTGGTCTACACCAATATGGATCAGATCCCGGCCCCACGGGCAGTACTTGGTGCTTTTGAGTCACCGCGGCGGGCAAGGGAAGTTGCAGGCAGCATCCCTGAGGAGGGTGGCGTGAAGCGCAAGCTCATTGCGGCAGTCGGAGTCGCGGGCATGGTTATCGGCCTCGCGGCGTGTGGTGGGTCTGACGGCAAGGGGACCGCCGACAAGGCCTCCGACGCCAAGGAGCTCACCGTCTGGCTCACGGTCGACGCCCAGAACAACTGGCCGGAGCTGGTGAAGGCGG contains these protein-coding regions:
- a CDS encoding YbdD/YjiX family protein encodes the protein MSGLRQVLGRARYFVREFSGEAAYDRYVAHARTHDPDAEVMTRRAFERARMDAREADPREGFRCC
- a CDS encoding ribonucleoside-diphosphate reductase subunit alpha, which encodes MTIAPSAPRAESDPSAYEGPGAALLRTLTELTADLPDTDPGRVAAAALRGRSAAADEAELRTLATEAAAGLISEDPAYSRLAARLLTLAVRDEAAGQGSLSFSGSVEVGHREGLIADRTADFVRLHANRLDALVDHALAEGADDRFGFFGLRTLHSRYLLRHPITRQVIETPQYFMLRVAAGLAENDSVQAVEEVASLYRLMSRLDYLPSSPTLFNSGTRHPQMSSCYLLDSPLDELDSIYDRYHQVARLSKHAGGIGLSYSRIRARGSLIRGTNGHSNGIVPFLKTLDASVAAVNQGGRRKGAAAVYLETWHADIEEFLELRDNTGEDQRRTHNLNLAHWVPDEFMRRVNADADWSLFSPADVPELVDLWGDEFDAAYRKAEAGGLARKTIPARDLYGRMMRTLAQTGQGWMTFKDASNRTANQTAEPGTVVHSSNLCTEIIEVTNDGETAVCNLGSVNLGAFVLAESGDIDWERLDETVRTAVTFLDRVVDINFYPTEQAGRSNARWRPVGLGAMGLQDVFFQLKLPFDSAEAKALSTKLSERIMLAAYEASCDLAERSGPLPAWEQTRTARGVLHPDHYDVELNWPERWDALRARVAKSGMRNSLLLAIAPTATIASIAGVYECIEPQVSNLFKRETLSGEFLQVNGYLVQELKRLGVWDAQTREALREASGSVQGFGWIPAEVRELYRTAWEIPQRGLIDMAAARTPFLDQSQSLNLFLETPTIGKLSSMYAYAWKQGLKTTYYLRSRPATKIARAAQATTPVALPQPVNAAAADTADAAARAAAEAAAAEALACSLENPESCEACQ
- a CDS encoding carbon starvation CstA family protein, which translates into the protein MSPRSVALWVLVGLVGAIGWGVLALSRGEEISAAWLLAAALGSYAIGYRFYARFIANRVLKVDKTRATPAERLDNGVDFHPTDRRVLFGHHFAAVAGAGPLVGPVLASQMGYLPGTIWIVAGVIFAGAVQDMVTLFFSTRRNGRSLGQMARDEIGPVGGAAALVAVFAIMIILLAVLALVIVNALAHSPWGVFSIGMTIPIALFMGFYLRVLRPGRVTEVSFVGVALLLLAIVAGGWVAESSLADTFTLEKETLVIWMIAYGFVASVLPVWMLLAPRDYLSTFMKVGTIGLLAVGVVVSMPVLKMPAVTDFASRGDGPVFAGSMFPFVFITIACGALSGFHSLVSSGTTPKMIQKETQVKVIGYGAMLTESFVAVMAIIAACIIDPGLYFAVNSPAGVVGATVQTASEAVTHFGFAISPDALAQAAKDVEEASLLSRTGGAPTFALGMSEIFSSVVGGSSMKAFWYHFAIMFEALFILTTVDAGTRVGRFMLQDTLGNMHKSFKDISWKPGVWFASAIVVGGWGYFLWVGVKDPLGGINQLFPLFGIANQLLAAVALAVCTTLLIKSGRLKWAWVTGVPLAWDVAVTLTASYQKIFSDNAKIGFFAQRDLYQDGIDAGKILKPAKNMDEMHTVVTNATVDGVLSVLFALLIIIVLLDAARTCFNAVRKPESVTLAETPWEESRIIAPAGLIPTAEERAELAAAGLDSGGGRVKEPA
- a CDS encoding ribonucleotide-diphosphate reductase subunit beta; this translates as MSSTAKNLLDPGFELTLRPMRYPDFYERYRDAIKNTWTVEEVDLHSDVADLAKLTPGEQHMIGRLVAFFATGDSIVSNNLVLTLYKHINSPEARLYLSRQLFEEAVHVQFYLTLLDTYLPDPDDRAAAFDAVEEIPSIREKAQFCFKWINEVEKLERLETKADRRRFLLNLICFAACIEGLFFYGAFAYVYWFRSRGLLHGLATGTNWVFRDESAHMSFAFEVIDTVRKEEPDLFDADLQQQVTDMLKEAVEAELQFGRDLCGDGLPGMNTESMREYLECVADQRLVRLGFAPIYGSQNPFSFMELQGVQELTNFFERRPSAYQVAVEGTVDLDEDF
- a CDS encoding GntR family transcriptional regulator, with the translated sequence MATEGATTEPDGGAATRTARVPKYYRLKRHLLDMTETLPPGTPVPPERTLAAEFDTSRTTVRQALQELVVEGRLERIQGKGTFVAKPKVSQPLQLSSYTEDMRAQGLEPTSQLLDIGYVTADDTLAGLLKIATGGRVLRIERLRLASGEPMAIETTHLSAKRFPALRRSLVKYTSLYTALAEVYDVRLAEAEETIETSLATPREAGLLGTDVGLPMLMLSRHSLDADGEPVEWVRSVYRGDRYKFVARLQRPAV
- a CDS encoding Uma2 family endonuclease — protein: MTVMTDRPHMTTEEFEDLARIAAQQAEGLRLEFIGGVLRSKAMPDGDHGRVILWLTRICMQHHPDFWLHPGQGIKAEQYREGRAIPDGVLAHEDAFVGQGDWVDPGPILMAVEVTSWDSDTERRDRIERPRAYAQTGIPVYLLIDRLKCQVLVHSDPDGNGYETVRTVPFGKEVKLPDPVGITLHTEPLKDWVR
- a CDS encoding GNAT family N-acetyltransferase, which translates into the protein MDIVIRAATAAEYEELGELTAQAYLGDDLLDFAEDDPYLELLRDVAGRAADAEVIVAEYEGTLLGNVTFAPPGSPLAQIAGPHEAEFRMLAVSPEARGRGAGEALVRACTARARELEGVTHLVLSTTEKMLGAHRIYHRLGFVRTPERDWYPVPGLPLLTYRVEL
- a CDS encoding helix-turn-helix domain-containing protein, encoding MQLIATLGEDELLLSGPSGEPFGCRAHVIPAGVRHCVLRGVPRGLVLHYDPASAAGRLLTDLAGDAGGLVPPGLPADPFAAARALDSVLPQGPEPGRDPHPGLARVLAWLPGRERVRLAEAAGVARLSESRLSHLFRAELGLPFRSYVLWLRLMRAAELTTQGLSVTDAAHGAGFADGAHLSRVCRRMFGIPPSEFTRRTLWT